One stretch of Natronobacterium gregoryi SP2 DNA includes these proteins:
- a CDS encoding amidohydrolase — protein MTDAADLLVTNAEVHTLTDPDETHEALAVRDGEIVRIGDEYEIEFLEGVETDVIDCEGRVVLPGFIDAHTHIENLGRYLVHADLSGAESSEECLERLAARADETDHEWVQGFGYDESEWDDAAYLTREDLDRVSEERPVVALRVDMHAASLNSVALERFAGDLPEDDVRRGPDGEPTGVVVEDAAEIVRKGIAPGSEETHDLVTAGLEYAVERGVTGVHDMVRNSKAPRVYRDLEAAGKLPTRVRINYWADHIESVAEVGLATNAGSDRVQTGAIKSYTDGSIGALTAKLFEPYEGDDENTGEWVVDPDELGEIVARADDEDFQVTAHAIGDEAIEETISALEDTDDPAESRHRIEHVELATDEHIERMAEAGIVASMQPNFHRWAGEDGLYAQRLGEDRRRRTNRLRRVLDAGVPLAFGSDCMPLDPLLGVHHAVTASAEAQRLSVTEALRAYTRGAAYAAFDEDRLGTLEVGKRGDLVVLEKSPWTAERIDEIDVALTVVDGEVVFDRRS, from the coding sequence GGACCTCCTGGTGACGAACGCGGAGGTACACACGCTGACGGACCCGGACGAGACTCACGAGGCACTCGCCGTTCGCGACGGCGAAATCGTCCGGATCGGCGACGAGTACGAGATCGAGTTTCTCGAGGGCGTCGAGACCGACGTGATCGACTGTGAGGGACGGGTCGTTCTGCCTGGATTCATCGACGCACACACGCACATCGAGAACCTCGGGCGGTATCTCGTCCACGCGGACCTCTCGGGGGCCGAGAGTTCCGAGGAATGTCTCGAGCGCCTCGCTGCCCGCGCCGACGAGACCGACCACGAGTGGGTCCAGGGCTTTGGCTACGACGAAAGCGAGTGGGACGACGCAGCGTACCTCACCCGCGAAGACCTCGACCGGGTTAGCGAGGAGCGTCCCGTCGTCGCGCTCCGGGTGGATATGCACGCCGCGTCGCTGAACTCCGTCGCCCTCGAGCGGTTCGCGGGTGACCTCCCCGAAGACGACGTGCGACGCGGTCCGGACGGCGAGCCGACGGGTGTCGTCGTCGAGGACGCCGCCGAAATCGTCCGCAAGGGGATCGCACCGGGCTCCGAGGAGACCCACGACCTCGTCACCGCCGGCCTCGAGTACGCCGTCGAACGCGGTGTCACCGGCGTTCACGACATGGTGCGCAACTCGAAAGCGCCGCGCGTCTACCGAGACCTCGAGGCCGCGGGCAAACTACCGACGCGCGTGCGCATCAACTACTGGGCGGATCACATAGAGAGCGTCGCGGAGGTCGGCCTCGCGACGAACGCTGGAAGTGATCGCGTACAGACGGGTGCGATCAAGAGCTACACCGACGGCAGTATCGGCGCGCTGACGGCGAAACTGTTCGAACCCTACGAGGGCGACGACGAAAACACCGGCGAGTGGGTCGTCGACCCCGACGAACTCGGCGAGATCGTCGCTCGCGCCGACGACGAGGACTTCCAGGTGACTGCCCACGCTATCGGTGACGAGGCGATCGAGGAGACGATCTCGGCGCTGGAGGACACCGACGATCCCGCAGAGTCGCGCCACCGGATCGAACACGTCGAACTCGCGACCGACGAACACATAGAGCGCATGGCCGAGGCGGGCATCGTCGCCTCGATGCAGCCGAACTTCCATCGCTGGGCCGGTGAGGACGGTCTCTATGCGCAGCGACTCGGTGAGGATCGGCGACGGCGGACGAACCGCCTCCGGCGCGTCCTCGACGCTGGCGTCCCACTGGCGTTTGGGTCGGACTGTATGCCACTCGATCCGTTGCTCGGCGTCCACCACGCGGTCACCGCGTCTGCCGAAGCGCAGCGACTCTCGGTGACAGAAGCGCTGCGGGCATACACTCGAGGGGCGGCCTACGCCGCGTTCGACGAGGATCGCCTCGGCACCCTCGAGGTCGGCAAACGCGGGGACCTGGTCGTCCTCGAGAAATCGCCGTGGACGGCCGAACGGATCGACGAGATCGACGTCGCGCTGACGG